Below is a genomic region from Ziziphus jujuba cultivar Dongzao chromosome 7, ASM3175591v1.
CCCAAGAGAAGCGGAGCAATCTCAATCTGATTGTGAATTGTTAAAACATCAACCTTTTAAAGCAACTTCCAAGCAATCCTAAACATCTAAaacttaatttctaatttattttctggaagtAAGAACAACCAGGAGTGAATAATCTTATTTGAGACTAAAGGGTTATTGGGCTAAAATCATTCCCTATTCTACAAACcagaaaataatgaataaacccCAAAAAGTAACACAAACACGATTTTTCACAGCGGTTTCGTTGGGTAAAACAGTCCAAAAAGAAACTGGGAACCAAACTaagcaatgaaaaaataataattaaaaaaataataataagatgtaAAAGATCGCGGGAAAGGATACAGTGACGGGGATGCCATCGTCTTGGAGGATCATGACGGCGTAGCTGCAAGCAAGCTCTCCAACCGACATCGTTTCTACTTACTACACAAACCCACAATCCAAAACTGCTTAATCATCCATCAAAAACCCAcaacaaattcataaaaataaatggtCAAAATGGAAGATACACAAAAAGTACCTGAGCGGGATTGGTCGATGTGTCTCTGCCGGAGTCTTTGCTGCGCGGCTACAGAGTGAAAATGCTAGGGTTTCTGATTTCCAGCAGGTACTCGTTTTTAAATGCAACTGAAAATGGGCTCCTCAGATTGTTTGGAGCCCAATTTGTGACACCCAAGTGAAAAATGGGCTTTTGAACTGTAAGCCCATTATGCTCCCAATCTGAGCTCTTGACAACTCTCTCAACACGTGTCCGTTTTGCCCCCCAATCCCCAAGTTTTATGCCGGACTTTCGGCTTTCTCAaaatcttttctttatttttttgccctttcccttttttttttttttttttcccttttatttatttatttatttttttttttatcatagcTTGACAATTACAAACTCGATTAATAAAACTCTCgaggaaaaatagaaaagaacgTGAATGGTAATGTTTATACTATTgttcaaagaaagaaagtttgtactaaataatttaatattactcTATAcgcttttatatttaattaaataaaaaggaaaaactaaaaGTTATAGCTCTTTTTtagaacaaaatatattttaaattaattatgtacaTGAATGTATACATAAAAGATTGTTGGCAGAGATAAAATCCAAGAATTTTAACCTTATTTCTCATGCTGGACACCAATCTACCTTTGTCTTCAGGCAGGAATGTGGCAATAAAAAGGAAGTTTAAAATAgttcaacaaaaacaataacCTATTCAATTATATAAACACTTCCAATAGTTTCTTGAACTTCAAAACAAATTAACTAAATAACATGGACAAACGattaaaaaaagggggaaaagatGTGTAGAATAAGTATTCAACATTGACTGTATTGTATGTTAGGCAATCAAGAGGCTGTGAGTAGACTATAAGCCTCGTTGCAGATTCCAAGGTTACAACAAACGGATGAAACCAACGAGTTCCATGAAGAACTTTGTGGTAGCATGCCTTGGCTAATCATCTCCTCCAGCCAAAGAACAGCTTCATATTGCCTGCCCACAGAACATAGACCCTTGATCACTACATTATAGGTTTCAACACAAGGCCAGTGTGATTTGATTAACATCTCCTCCAAAACACGGCTTGCTTCCGCAAATCTACCCTCACGACATAGTCCATCAACTAAAATAGTGTAAGTTTCCTTATCAGCAACACAACCCACTTGTTTAGCCATCTTCTTTAAGTATCCAACAGCAAATGCCGATTTGCCTCCATTACAAAGCCCTCTCAGCACAACATTATAAAGTCTAACAGTTGGAACACAAGTTCCCTCCATCATTTCCGTTTCAATCACTTTCACTGCTTCATCAACTTTCCCTTCCCTACATAATGCTTCCATCTTTGCTTCATAAATCAAAGGCGTCGGCCTAAAGCCTCCATCTTGCATTACCTCGAGAACTTTGtcagcttcaacaattttattttctttgtaaagatCAATAGCCATGGCAGTGTAACTAGCCAAACTGGGAATGCCACCTTTTATCAGAGCTTCATTGATCAATTGTTTAATTCTTTCCACATCTTGACCATCTCTGCAGTAACTGAGATCAATACGATGACTACTTCGTTTGGGAGCCTTGAGCCCCTTCCTTAATATCTTTCCTAGTATTTCCATTGCCTCCTCAACCTGTCCATGATGACAGAAAGCATCTAACAGGGTCCTGTAGATTACAATATCTGCACCACTACCCTTCTGAGAAATCCTCCAAAACATTGAATATAATAAATGTTTTGCCTCATTCAGCCTGCCATCTTCACACAACCCTCTCATCAATGTTCGATAAGTTTCTCTTTCCGGATAGCAACCCTGATAATCCATCTCTTGGAAAACTTGCAAAGCAATATCTGAACGACCCCTTTCGCACAGAGCACGCATAAGCAAATTCAAAGACCGAATCCTAGACCTGACTTCCCACCCACAAGAATTCTCCACGAAAAGACGGTGAGCGGTTTCAAACCTAGACTCATTCACCATTATTTGCAAAACGGTATTGAAAGATTCCGTCCAGTTCACACAGTTGAATTTTGGAATGTTCTTAAAGAGAGTTAATACTTCATCCAGCAACCCAGCTCTCTCATAGGTCTTGATTGCATCTACAAAAACTGAATCTTTGCACTCACAGGAGTCTATTTTCATTTGATCAATCACCTCTTTCATCTCGGTGATTCGGCCAGAGTTCCCAAGGATGCCAATCATGGCGGCATAAACTGGACCATTGTGACGGTAATTAGGGTACTTGGATTTAGCTTCATTGAAGATTTTGAGAGCAGTTAATGGATTTTTCTGCGTCCTTATAATCTGAGAAAGATGTGTGGGGGTTAAAAGCCTCGGCCATCTTATATTCATGGTGTACAAGATATTGCAGTAACCTTGACAGAACAGAACGAAAAGTGGCTAAAACTCAAAACGATGGAAGGGAACTTTCAGTTGAGCAAAATGTCAAACAGTTTGGCAGCAATACCTCTTGTAGATGTAGATGCAAAGCAGAGACAGCTTAATCGGGAAAGAGAAGAAGACATTGTGATAAATAAAACTAGAGAGTTCTACTTGACCGTTACATCTCCTTCTCCACTCACCAGATCCCCATTGCAGATAATCGAAAAAAGCGTCGGAATGTATCAGCTTACAAGCTTTACGA
It encodes:
- the LOC107423778 gene encoding pentatricopeptide repeat-containing protein At1g05600 isoform X1, coding for MSSSLSRLSCLCFASTSTRGYCNILYTMNIRWPRLLTPTHLSQIIRTQKNPLTALKIFNEAKSKYPNYRHNGPVYAAMIGILGNSGRITEMKEVIDQMKIDSCECKDSVFVDAIKTYERAGLLDEVLTLFKNIPKFNCVNWTESFNTVLQIMVNESRFETAHRLFVENSCGWEVRSRIRSLNLLMRALCERGRSDIALQVFQEMDYQGCYPERETYRTLMRGLCEDGRLNEAKHLLYSMFWRISQKGSGADIVIYRTLLDAFCHHGQVEEAMEILGKILRKGLKAPKRSSHRIDLSYCRDGQDVERIKQLINEALIKGGIPSLASYTAMAIDLYKENKIVEADKVLEVMQDGGFRPTPLIYEAKMEALCREGKVDEAVKVIETEMMEGTCVPTVRLYNVVLRGLCNGGKSAFAVGYLKKMAKQVGCVADKETYTILVDGLCREGRFAEASRVLEEMLIKSHWPCVETYNVVIKGLCSVGRQYEAVLWLEEMISQGMLPQSSSWNSLVSSVCCNLGICNEAYSLLTAS
- the LOC107423778 gene encoding pentatricopeptide repeat-containing protein At1g05600 isoform X2; this translates as MIGILGNSGRITEMKEVIDQMKIDSCECKDSVFVDAIKTYERAGLLDEVLTLFKNIPKFNCVNWTESFNTVLQIMVNESRFETAHRLFVENSCGWEVRSRIRSLNLLMRALCERGRSDIALQVFQEMDYQGCYPERETYRTLMRGLCEDGRLNEAKHLLYSMFWRISQKGSGADIVIYRTLLDAFCHHGQVEEAMEILGKILRKGLKAPKRSSHRIDLSYCRDGQDVERIKQLINEALIKGGIPSLASYTAMAIDLYKENKIVEADKVLEVMQDGGFRPTPLIYEAKMEALCREGKVDEAVKVIETEMMEGTCVPTVRLYNVVLRGLCNGGKSAFAVGYLKKMAKQVGCVADKETYTILVDGLCREGRFAEASRVLEEMLIKSHWPCVETYNVVIKGLCSVGRQYEAVLWLEEMISQGMLPQSSSWNSLVSSVCCNLGICNEAYSLLTAS